The Setaria italica strain Yugu1 chromosome IX, Setaria_italica_v2.0, whole genome shotgun sequence genome has a window encoding:
- the LOC101778370 gene encoding protein DETOXIFICATION 54: MAIPLQGKDGKGGGQVGSDDHPSATAELRALWGMAAPITALNCVVYLRAMVSVLCLGRLGPLDLAGGALAIGLTNITGHSVLFGLASGLEPLCAQAFGSRNHDLLTLSLQRAMLLLFLAALPIALLWLNVGPILVALGQDPAISAPAAAYARFALPDLAASVVLQPLRVYLRSQGITRPMAACSAIAVALHVPLNVLLVFGLGFGVRGVAAAQALTNTNMLLFLLAYIRWARACDDTWRGWARITAVASGLPELARLAVPSCVGVCLEWWWYEVVTVLAGYLPNPAAAVGGAGVLIQTTSLMYTVPMALAACVSTRVGNELGAGKPRRARMAAMVALACALAIGAVHVAWTAALSRQWVELFTTEPAVVRLAAAAMPIVGLCELGNCPQTTGCGVLRGTARPAVGARINLLSFYLVGTPVAVYLAFGAGAGFSGLWYGLLSAQATCVALILAAVVWRTDWQVEAMRAKKLAGLELAPTTTAATTTNDAESKRLVAANGEPAEDV, translated from the exons ATGGCCATCCCGCTCCAGGGGAAGGACGGGAAGGGCGGTGGCCAGGTGGGGAGCGACGACCATCCGTCGGCGACCGCGGAGCTGCGCGCGCTGTGGGGCATGGCGGCGCCGATCACGGCGCTCAACTGCGTGGTGTACCTGCGGGCCATGGTGTCCGTGCTCTGCCTCGGCCGGCTGGGCCCGCtggacctcgccggcggcgcgctcgccATCGGGCTCACCAACATCACGGGCCACAGCGTGCTGTTCGGCCTCGCCTCCGGGCTCGAGCCGCTCTGCGCGCAGGCCTTCGGGTCCCGCAACCACGACCTCCTCACCCTCTCCCTCCAGCGCGCCATGCTGCTGCTcttcctcgccgcgctccccaTCGCGCTGCTCTGGCTCAACGTCGGCCCCATCCTCGTCGCGCTGGGGCAGGACCCCGCCatctccgcccccgccgccgcctacgcGCGCTTCGCCCTCCCGGACCTCGCCGCCAGCGTCGTGCTCCAGCCGCTACGGGTGTACCTCCGCTCCCAGGGGATCACCAGGCCCATGGCGGCATGCTCCGCGATCGCCGTCGCGCTCCACGTCCCGCTCAACGTCCTCCTCGTCTTCGGCCTCGGCTTCGGCGtccgcggcgtcgccgccgcgcaggCGCTCACCAACACCAACATGCTGCTCTTCCTGCTCGCATACATACGGTGGGCGCGCGCGTGCGACGACACGTGGAGGGGGTGGGCGCGCATCACGGCCGTCGCCAGCGGCCTGCCCGAGCTCGCCAGGCTCGCCGTGCCAAGCTGCGTCGGCGTCTGCCTCGAGTGGTGGTGGTACGAGGTCGTCACCGTGCTCGCCGGGTACCTGCCcaacccggccgccgccgtcggcggcgccggggtgcTCATCCAGACCACCAGCCTCATGTACACCGTGCCCATGGCGCTCGCGGCCTGCGTCTCCACCAGG GTGGGCAACGAGCTGGGCGCCGGGAAGCCCCGGCGTGCGCGGatggcggcgatggtggcgctGGCGTGCGCGCTGGCGATCGGCGCGGTGCACGTGGCGTGGACGGCGGCGCTGAGCCGGCAGTGGGTGGAGCTGTTCACGACGGAGCCGGCGGTGGTgcggctagcggcggcggcgatgcccaTCGTGGGGCTGTGCGAGCTGGGCAACTGCCCGCAGACCACGGGCTGCGGCGTGCTCCGCGGCACGGCGCGCCCCGCCGTCGGCGCACGCATCAACCTCCTCTCCTTCTACCTCGTCGGCACCCCCGTCGCCGTGTACCTGGCGttcggcgccggggccgggttCAGCGGCCTTTGGTACGGCCTCCTCTCGGCGCAGGCCACGTGCGTCGCGctcatcctcgccgccgtcgtctggCGCACCGACTGGCAGGTCGAGGCCATGCGCGCCAAGAAGCTCGCCGGCCTGGAGCTCGCGCCGACCACGACGGCGGCAACCACAACAAACGACGCGGAGAGCAagcgcctcgtcgccgccaacGGCGAGCCGGCGGAGGACGTCTAG